A part of Vulcanisaeta moutnovskia 768-28 genomic DNA contains:
- a CDS encoding 3-methyl-2-oxobutanoate dehydrogenase subunit beta — protein MVTITELHKYGRTKFIMPGTAACPGCPLQVGMRQLAMALDGKFVMVIPAGCSSVIPGSAPYTAYTVPVLHVPFASSPAVASGLVRAVRQRNNNGPVVVWAGDGATADIGFATLSGAAYRNEDILYVMADNEAYMNTGIQASGTTSWMAWTTTSPKGKTEDKKDVALIMLMHKVPYVATASIAYPMDFIDKVRRAMQVRGFRFIHLHSPCPPGWKMDDSYTIKAARLAVETGAWILWEYNQGRLTISPPSIPYKDKPRRRPLEEYIKIQGRFSHLKPEDIKLMEEKIDRQWDLILKLTEIFK, from the coding sequence ATGGTCACCATAACCGAACTACATAAGTATGGAAGAACAAAGTTCATAATGCCAGGCACGGCTGCATGCCCTGGTTGCCCATTACAGGTTGGCATGAGACAATTAGCCATGGCACTTGATGGTAAGTTCGTCATGGTAATACCAGCTGGTTGCTCAAGCGTAATACCAGGTTCTGCCCCATACACTGCATACACAGTACCCGTACTTCATGTACCATTTGCATCAAGCCCAGCGGTGGCTAGTGGTTTAGTAAGGGCCGTTAGGCAGAGGAATAATAATGGACCTGTGGTTGTTTGGGCTGGTGATGGTGCTACCGCCGATATTGGATTCGCCACATTAAGCGGCGCTGCCTATAGAAATGAGGATATTCTATATGTAATGGCCGATAATGAAGCCTACATGAATACGGGCATTCAGGCCAGTGGCACAACTTCCTGGATGGCTTGGACAACAACATCACCTAAGGGCAAGACCGAGGATAAGAAGGACGTGGCATTAATAATGCTCATGCATAAGGTTCCCTACGTAGCCACAGCAAGCATTGCTTACCCAATGGACTTCATCGATAAGGTTAGGAGGGCAATGCAGGTTAGAGGCTTTAGATTCATACATCTGCATTCGCCCTGTCCACCTGGTTGGAAGATGGATGATTCCTACACGATTAAGGCTGCTAGGCTTGCTGTTGAGACTGGCGCCTGGATACTTTGGGAGTACAATCAGGGCAGGTTAACGATAAGCCCGCCAAGCATTCCGTATAAGGATAAGCCAAGGAGGAGGCCGCTGGAGGAGTATATAAAGATTCAGGGTAGATTCTCCCATCTAAAGCCCGAGGATATTAAGCTTATGGAGGAGAAGATAGATAGGCAGTGGGATCTCATTCTCAAGCTTACTGAGATTTTTAAGTGA
- a CDS encoding pyruvate ferredoxin oxidoreductase, translating into MSKQIPLAKQARKVLVGDHAVAEAVKLARVNVISAYPITPQTLIVERISEMIERGELRADYVRVESEFAALATVYGAAAGGARAFTATSSHGLFYMYEMLWWAAASRVPLVMAVVTRVVGPPWNIHDEHTDLLAIRDSGWIIGMAQNVQEAFDMTLTAFKISENEKVLLPVAIGLDGFILSHTAEPLDVPSQEDVDTWLPPRNSRIPYTIEPGGESITMGNLPGNDVYHAILKKYMDESMESAKKVIAEVYDEYGKLTGRNYGSLTECYRCSDAKYVAISMGAWSGDILNAVDRLRDEGYPIGLLRIRYIRPFPEEDISGWINSMKGVIVFDRDYSAGMGGVLASEIGGFVPSNVSFEGVLAGLGGFDVSADEFRVIIREFIDKVEHEGTVRIRKYWYIPEIGR; encoded by the coding sequence ATGAGTAAGCAAATACCACTCGCAAAGCAGGCTAGGAAGGTCCTGGTTGGGGATCACGCGGTTGCTGAGGCCGTTAAGCTAGCTAGGGTTAATGTGATTTCCGCATATCCCATAACTCCACAGACGTTAATTGTTGAGAGAATTAGTGAGATGATAGAGAGGGGTGAATTGAGAGCTGACTACGTAAGGGTTGAGAGCGAGTTTGCTGCGTTGGCTACTGTGTATGGCGCAGCAGCAGGTGGTGCCAGGGCATTTACGGCAACCTCAAGCCATGGGTTATTCTACATGTATGAAATGCTTTGGTGGGCAGCGGCATCAAGGGTTCCATTGGTCATGGCTGTGGTTACGAGAGTTGTTGGACCACCATGGAACATACATGATGAACACACAGACCTACTAGCCATTAGGGATAGTGGTTGGATAATTGGTATGGCTCAGAACGTGCAGGAGGCATTCGATATGACACTGACGGCATTTAAGATTAGCGAGAATGAGAAAGTATTATTGCCAGTGGCTATAGGACTTGATGGTTTCATACTCAGCCATACGGCTGAACCACTTGATGTCCCGTCACAAGAGGATGTCGATACTTGGTTACCGCCTAGAAACTCAAGGATCCCATACACTATTGAACCTGGTGGTGAGTCCATAACAATGGGTAATTTACCTGGGAATGATGTATATCACGCAATCCTTAAAAAGTATATGGATGAGTCTATGGAATCTGCGAAGAAGGTTATTGCCGAGGTTTACGATGAGTACGGCAAGTTAACGGGTAGGAATTATGGATCATTAACTGAATGCTATAGGTGCAGTGATGCTAAGTATGTTGCAATATCAATGGGTGCATGGAGTGGGGATATTCTAAATGCCGTTGATAGACTTAGAGACGAGGGTTACCCAATTGGTTTATTGAGGATTAGGTACATTAGGCCATTTCCTGAAGAGGATATCTCAGGTTGGATTAATAGCATGAAGGGCGTAATAGTATTTGATAGGGATTACTCCGCCGGCATGGGTGGTGTATTAGCCAGTGAGATAGGTGGTTTTGTACCCAGTAACGTTTCATTCGAGGGCGTGCTGGCAGGGCTTGGTGGATTTGATGTCTCAGCAGATGAGTTTAGGGTAATAATAAGGGAATTCATAGACAAAGTCGAACATGAAGGCACAGTAAGGATCAGAAAATACTGGTATATACCGGAGATTGGGAGGTGA
- a CDS encoding 4Fe-4S binding protein, giving the protein MKTAEKLRGLLLSTPAEGAGGRTGTWRVYRPVVNYSKCTKCGICWLYCPENVIEWLEDKNIKINYDYCKGCGICADVCPVKAIDMVKEEVV; this is encoded by the coding sequence AAACCGCAGAGAAGTTAAGGGGTCTCTTGCTGTCGACTCCTGCTGAAGGTGCTGGCGGTAGGACAGGTACTTGGCGTGTATATAGACCAGTCGTTAATTATTCTAAATGTACGAAGTGCGGCATTTGTTGGCTTTATTGCCCTGAAAATGTCATTGAGTGGCTTGAGGATAAGAATATTAAGATTAATTATGACTATTGCAAGGGCTGTGGAATTTGTGCTGATGTCTGTCCAGTCAAGGCAATAGATATGGTTAAGGAGGAGGTGGTGTGA